A portion of the Homo sapiens chromosome 16, GRCh38.p14 Primary Assembly genome contains these proteins:
- the MPG gene encoding DNA-3-methyladenine glycosylase isoform c (isoform c is encoded by transcript variant 3), translating into MGQKKQRPARAGQPHSSSDAAQAPAEQPHSSSDAAQAPCPRERCLGPPTTPGPYRSIYFSSPKGHLTRLGLEFFDQPAVPLARAFLGQVLVRRLPNGTELRGRIVETEAYLGPEDEAAHSRGGRQTPRNRGMFMKPGTLYVYIIYGMYFCMNISSQGDGACVLLRALEPLEGLETMRQLRSTLRKGTASRVLKDRELCSGPSKLCQALAINKSFDQRDLAQDEAVWLERGPLEPSEPAVVAAARVGVGHAGEWARKPLRFYVRGSPWVSVVDRVAEQDTQA; encoded by the exons ATGGGGCAAAAGAAGCAGCGACCAGCTAGAGCAGGGCAGCCACACAGCTCGTCCGACGCAGCCCAGGCACCTGCAGAGCAGCCACACAGCTCGTCCGATGCAGCCCAGGCACCTTGCCCCAGGGAGCGCTGCTTGGGACCGCCCACCACTCCGGGCCCATACCGCAGCATCTATTTCTCAAGCCCAAAGGGCCACCTTACCCGACTGGGGTTGGAGTTCTTCGACCAGCCGGCAGTCCCCCTGGCCCGGGCATTTCTGGGACAG GTCCTAGTCCGGCGACTTCCTAATGGCACAGAACTCCGAGGCCGCATCGTGGAGACCGAGGCATACCTGGGGCCAGAGGATGAAGCCGCCCACTCAAGGGGTGGCCGGCAGACCCCCCGCAACCGAGGCATGTTCATGAAGCCGGGGACCCTGTACGTGTACATCATTTACGGCATGTACTTCTGCATGAACATCTCCAGCCAGG GGGACGGGGCTTGCGTCTTGCTGCGAGCACTGGAGCCCCTGGAAGGTCTGGAGACCATGCGTCAGCTTCGCAGCACCCTCCGGAAAGGCACCGCCAGCCGTGTCCTCAAGGACCGCGAGCTCTGCAGTGGCCCCTCCAAgctgtgccaggccctggccaTCAACAAGAGCTTTGACCAGAGGGACCTGGCACAGGATGAAGCTGTATGGCTGGAGCGTGGTCCCCTGGAGCCCAGTGAGCCGGCTGTAGTGGCAGCAGCCCGGGTGGGCGTCGGCCATGCAGGGGAGTGGGCCCGGAAACCCCTCCGCTTCTATGTCCGGGGCAGCCCCTGGGTCAGTGTGGTCGACAGAGTGGCTGAGCAGGACACACAGGCCTGA
- the MPG gene encoding DNA-3-methyladenine glycosylase isoform a (isoform a is encoded by transcript variant 1), which translates to MVTPALQMKKPKQFCRRMGQKKQRPARAGQPHSSSDAAQAPAEQPHSSSDAAQAPCPRERCLGPPTTPGPYRSIYFSSPKGHLTRLGLEFFDQPAVPLARAFLGQVLVRRLPNGTELRGRIVETEAYLGPEDEAAHSRGGRQTPRNRGMFMKPGTLYVYIIYGMYFCMNISSQGDGACVLLRALEPLEGLETMRQLRSTLRKGTASRVLKDRELCSGPSKLCQALAINKSFDQRDLAQDEAVWLERGPLEPSEPAVVAAARVGVGHAGEWARKPLRFYVRGSPWVSVVDRVAEQDTQA; encoded by the exons ATGGTCACCCCCgctttgcagatgaagaaaccaaagcaG TTTTGCCGACGGATGGGGCAAAAGAAGCAGCGACCAGCTAGAGCAGGGCAGCCACACAGCTCGTCCGACGCAGCCCAGGCACCTGCAGAGCAGCCACACAGCTCGTCCGATGCAGCCCAGGCACCTTGCCCCAGGGAGCGCTGCTTGGGACCGCCCACCACTCCGGGCCCATACCGCAGCATCTATTTCTCAAGCCCAAAGGGCCACCTTACCCGACTGGGGTTGGAGTTCTTCGACCAGCCGGCAGTCCCCCTGGCCCGGGCATTTCTGGGACAG GTCCTAGTCCGGCGACTTCCTAATGGCACAGAACTCCGAGGCCGCATCGTGGAGACCGAGGCATACCTGGGGCCAGAGGATGAAGCCGCCCACTCAAGGGGTGGCCGGCAGACCCCCCGCAACCGAGGCATGTTCATGAAGCCGGGGACCCTGTACGTGTACATCATTTACGGCATGTACTTCTGCATGAACATCTCCAGCCAGG GGGACGGGGCTTGCGTCTTGCTGCGAGCACTGGAGCCCCTGGAAGGTCTGGAGACCATGCGTCAGCTTCGCAGCACCCTCCGGAAAGGCACCGCCAGCCGTGTCCTCAAGGACCGCGAGCTCTGCAGTGGCCCCTCCAAgctgtgccaggccctggccaTCAACAAGAGCTTTGACCAGAGGGACCTGGCACAGGATGAAGCTGTATGGCTGGAGCGTGGTCCCCTGGAGCCCAGTGAGCCGGCTGTAGTGGCAGCAGCCCGGGTGGGCGTCGGCCATGCAGGGGAGTGGGCCCGGAAACCCCTCCGCTTCTATGTCCGGGGCAGCCCCTGGGTCAGTGTGGTCGACAGAGTGGCTGAGCAGGACACACAGGCCTGA
- the MPG gene encoding DNA-3-methyladenine glycosylase isoform b (isoform b is encoded by transcript variant 2) translates to MPARSGAQFCRRMGQKKQRPARAGQPHSSSDAAQAPAEQPHSSSDAAQAPCPRERCLGPPTTPGPYRSIYFSSPKGHLTRLGLEFFDQPAVPLARAFLGQVLVRRLPNGTELRGRIVETEAYLGPEDEAAHSRGGRQTPRNRGMFMKPGTLYVYIIYGMYFCMNISSQGDGACVLLRALEPLEGLETMRQLRSTLRKGTASRVLKDRELCSGPSKLCQALAINKSFDQRDLAQDEAVWLERGPLEPSEPAVVAAARVGVGHAGEWARKPLRFYVRGSPWVSVVDRVAEQDTQA, encoded by the exons TTTTGCCGACGGATGGGGCAAAAGAAGCAGCGACCAGCTAGAGCAGGGCAGCCACACAGCTCGTCCGACGCAGCCCAGGCACCTGCAGAGCAGCCACACAGCTCGTCCGATGCAGCCCAGGCACCTTGCCCCAGGGAGCGCTGCTTGGGACCGCCCACCACTCCGGGCCCATACCGCAGCATCTATTTCTCAAGCCCAAAGGGCCACCTTACCCGACTGGGGTTGGAGTTCTTCGACCAGCCGGCAGTCCCCCTGGCCCGGGCATTTCTGGGACAG GTCCTAGTCCGGCGACTTCCTAATGGCACAGAACTCCGAGGCCGCATCGTGGAGACCGAGGCATACCTGGGGCCAGAGGATGAAGCCGCCCACTCAAGGGGTGGCCGGCAGACCCCCCGCAACCGAGGCATGTTCATGAAGCCGGGGACCCTGTACGTGTACATCATTTACGGCATGTACTTCTGCATGAACATCTCCAGCCAGG GGGACGGGGCTTGCGTCTTGCTGCGAGCACTGGAGCCCCTGGAAGGTCTGGAGACCATGCGTCAGCTTCGCAGCACCCTCCGGAAAGGCACCGCCAGCCGTGTCCTCAAGGACCGCGAGCTCTGCAGTGGCCCCTCCAAgctgtgccaggccctggccaTCAACAAGAGCTTTGACCAGAGGGACCTGGCACAGGATGAAGCTGTATGGCTGGAGCGTGGTCCCCTGGAGCCCAGTGAGCCGGCTGTAGTGGCAGCAGCCCGGGTGGGCGTCGGCCATGCAGGGGAGTGGGCCCGGAAACCCCTCCGCTTCTATGTCCGGGGCAGCCCCTGGGTCAGTGTGGTCGACAGAGTGGCTGAGCAGGACACACAGGCCTGA
- the NPRL3 gene encoding GATOR1 complex protein NPRL3 isoform 2 (isoform 2 is encoded by transcript variant 2) yields MADGNEGPQSPFHHILPKCKLARDLKEAYDSLCTSGVVRLHINSWLEVSFCLPHKIHYAASSLIPPEAIERSLKAIRPYHALLLLSDEKSLLGELPIDCSPALVRVIKTTSAVKNLQQLAQDADLALLQVFQLAAHLVYWGKAIIIYPLCENNVYMLSPNASVCLYSPLAEQFSHQFPSHDLPSVLAKFSLPVSLSEFRNPLAPAVQETQLIQMVVWMLQRRLLIQLHTYVCLMASPSEEEPRPREDDVPFTARVGGRSLSTPNALSFGSPTSSDDMTLTSPSMDNSSAELLPSGDSPLNQRMTENLLASLSEHERAAILSVPAAQNPEDLRMFARLLHYFRGRHHLEEIMYNENTRRSQLLMLFDKFRSVLVVTTHEDPVIAVFQALLP; encoded by the exons ATGGCTGATG GAAATGAAGGTCCTCAGTCCCCATTCCATCACATCCTGCCCAAGTGCAAGCTGGCCAGGGACCTCAAGGAAGCTTATGACAG CCTGTGCACGTCGGGCGTAGTTCGGCTTCACATCAACAGCTGGCTGGAGGTGAGCTTCTGCCTGCCCCACAAGATCCACTATGCGGCCTCCAGTCTGATCCCCCCAGAGGCCATCGAACGGAGCCTGAAAGCCATCCG CCCCTACCATGCCCTGCTGCTGCTCAGTGATGAGAAGTCCTTGCTGGGTGAGCTTCCTATTGACTGCTCCCCTGCCCTAGTGCGGGTGATCAAGACCACATCTGCTGTGAAGAACCTGCAGCAGCTAGCCCAAGATGCGGACCTGGCCTTGCTGCAG GTTTTCCAGCTTGCAGCTCATCTGGTGTACTGGGGCAAGGCCATCATCATCTACCCGCTGTGTGAGAACAACGTCTACATGCTGTCTCCCAATGCCAGCGTATGTCT GTACTCCCCGCTGGCCGAGCAGTTCTCCCACCAGTTCCCATCTCATGACCTGCCGTCCGTTCTTGCCAAGTTCTCCTTGCCGGTCTCCTTGTCAGAATTTAGGAATCCCCTGGCCCCCGCTGTGCAGGAG ACCCAGCTCATCCAGATGGTGGTGTGGATGCTGCAGCGCCGGCTTCTCATCCAGCTGCACACCTATGTCTGCCTGATGGCCTCACCCAGCGAGGAGGAGCCCCGTCCGCGAGAGGACGACGTCCCCTTCACTGCCCGGGTCGGCGGTCGCAGCCTCAGCACGCCCAACGCCCTCAGCTTTGGCTCCCCAA CCAGCAGCGATGACATGACCCTCACCAGCCCCAGCATGGACAACTCCAGCGCAGAGCTACTTCCCAGCGGGGACTCGCCACTGAACCAGAGGATGACGGAGAACCTGCTGGCCAGCCTGTCGGAGCATGAACGCGCAGCCATCCTCAGTGTACCCGCAGCCCAGAACCCTGAGGACCTCCGCATGTTTGCCAG GCTCCTTCACTACTTCCGCGGCCGCCACCACCTGGAGGAGATTATGTACAACGAGAACACGCGGCGCTCCCAGCTGCTCATGCTGTTTGACAAGTTCCGCAGCGTGCTGGTGGTGACCACCCACGAGGACCCTGTCATTGCCGTCTTCCAGGCTCTGCTCCCCTGA